CAACCGGGGCCGCCTATAAAAGCTAAGCTCGACAAACAGCGATAAGGTTTATAAAGTACCTAACAAGCAAACATCATGTCTGGTCGTGGTAAGGGTGGTAAGGTAAAGGGCAAGTCAAAGTCCCGCTCCAGCAGGGCCGGCCTTCAGTTCCCTGTTGGCAGAATTCACCGCCTTCTGCGTAAGGGCAACTACGCCGAGCGTGTGGGAGCTGGTGCCCCCGTGTACCTGGCTGCCGTCATGGAATACCTGGCCGCTGAGGTCCTGGAATTGGCAGGTAACGCCGCTCGTGACAACAAGAAGACCCGTATCATCCCCCGTCACTTGCAGCTTGCCATCCGTAACGATGAAGAGCTCAACAAGCTGCTGTCTGGCGTCACCATTGCCCAGGGTGGTGTTCTGCCTAACATCCAGGCTGTGCTCCTCCCCAAGAAGACCGAGaagaaataaacatttttcttGGTTGTCCCATCTCAACATCGGCTCCTTTAGGAGCCACAGCATCTTCCTAATGAGAAAATTGacaaatctattataataataaatgccatactcataacacacacccatacattttGTATTTATGACTTGATATTAGTAGCAATAAATGTACATCTATTCATATACGATTACAGACACAAACGCATCATGTTTAAGAGCAAATGGATTACATTAAGTTAGAGACGAAACACATTCAATTGATTTCAcacatcaaacatacatacatacatacatatatatacatcacagcCCATATAACCATTACATTGGTATATGTAAAGCCACGTAGCAATTGTGCACAAGACCCCCAATCATTAATTGTGTCAGCTCATATAtaccaccatacatacatacccctttGGCAATTTTTGCGTGGGGCCTCCCCCGGGGtattttccccccttgtttttttgggCTCCCTCTAAAAACCTCCGGAGGTTGGTTGGCATGTAAcccgtttgggaaaaaaagaagacccacccccccccctattgcGCGCCACCCCCTCGTAAGAAACATGCTTCTGGGCCCTTCCCAGGGGGTCGCAACAtcagggggccccccaaaaacagaaaaaaaattttttttttcccttccaaccCCCTTTGGGGAAGTTTTAATAAAagcaatctttttaaaaaagggcctctATCAACCCCTTTGTTTTACTTAAATTTGTGAATTGCCATAATTGTCGCAAAAACCTCTTTTTTGACGGGGATtcaaaggggacaaaaaaaattattcccaaaaactCACCTCATCTAACCATAAAccacaaccccctttcccctttcattttgggTTTGAACCATTAGGATGGCCCTTCCgacaaataaacatttttttgttcAAATCCTTTAACcacacatctaaaaaaaaattttttaaaatataaacaaatatataaaaaaccaaattttattatGACTAAATTAAaccatttaaatgttttttatataattaaaaaaataaaaaaatatatattttttaagaagagaaataattaaaaaaaaataaaaaaaaataaaaaaaaaaaaggaaaaaaaaagggtaagaaggCGGGTTTGGGGTGAAAAAAGATAagggatgaaataaaaaaatgaaaaggtaaagggataaaaaaaaaaataataaataaaaaagagggggataaaaaaaatgaaaagaaagaaaaaaaaaagaaaaataaaaaagagagatgaaataaaaaaatgaaatgagggaaaaagggataaaaaagatgaagaaaaaaaaggggtgaagaaaaaaaaaggaagggataaaaagataagagagggaggatagaaaagggggtagaaaggataaaaaaagatagaaaaagggatgaagggaaaaaaagatgaagagatagGATGAAAaagagggttttgggaaaaaaaaataggggtgaagggataaaaaaagggggatgaaaagaagaagaggtaaaaagggatagaaaagggggatagaaaaaaaaaagaggatgggaagaaataagggaaagagggaagaaaatgaagagggggataaaaggtagaaaaagatagaagatgaaggtaaaggtgaaaaagataaaagaggaggataaaaaaaaaaagggggatagaaaagataagggaaaagggatagaaagaagaaaaagggataaaaaatgggaaaaagggggtagaaaaaaaaaaggaaaaagggatagaagataaaagatggggatagaagaaaattaaaaaaagataagggaaggatagaaaaaaggggatagtggaaaagaaaaagagggataagggggggggaaaaaaagaagaagatgaaggatagaagggaggaagaaaagataaaagagaaggaagaaaagaggaaggatagaagataggggataaaaaggtgaaaaaaaaaagaaagagaaaagaaggggaaagaaaaaatgaagggggaaggaagaagaaaggggaaagaggaaaaaatgaaggagaggtgaaaaggaagaaaaaaaaagggggaaagggaaaaaagaaaaaaaagggaaaaaaagagaaaaagtaaggaaaaaagggggaagaagggaagggaagagaagggagggaaaggggaaagaaaaaaaggggaaaaagaaaggggaagaaagaaaaaaaggaaaaaagaagggggaggaggggaaggggaggaaggagaaaggggggaaggaggaaagggaagggaaggaaaaagggaaaggagggaagggaaaaggggggggaagggaagggaagggaagaaggaagaagagggggtgggaaggggggaaggggaaggggggaataggagaaagggggaggaagaagggaagggggaaagaaaggaaaggaaggggggaagggaagaggaggaaagggaagagaagggggggaagggggagggaaggaagggaaagagaaaagggaaaaagggaaagggaaggggggagggggagggaagggggagggaaagaggaggaaaggaaaaaaaggggggggagggggaaagggggggggaagggaagggaaaggggaaggggggaaagggaaaaaaggaaagggggaagaggaggggggggaagggaggaaaggggaaggggaggggggaaggggaaggggagggggagggggggagggaagaggaagggaaagggaaggaggggaagggaggggaggagaaaaaagggaaagggggggggaggggaggggggaagaaaaggggaaggggaaagggaaagagggggaaagatgggggaagaagggagaaggattgattttgaaaatttattttaaatttcgccgcgtcaacagctaattTCATAACGGTAtagttcaaaaaaaattaaaagtgtttaaaaatttaatatcttcaaaaaatatctttcaaataaaataaataaaaaaaaatcaaaactaaaaattatctaagggggaggaggaggaaagggaaaggagaggatagaggaggagaggagggaagaggaagaaaggggggaagagagggaggaggaaaggaaaaaggggaagggggggggaagggaaaggagagagaggagaaaaggaaggagaaggagaggagagagaggagaggggaggggaggagaggaaaaggaaaaaaaaaagaaaaaaaaaaaaaaaaaaaaattcaacctaAAATGTTAAataccttttttaaacccttttattttcttacccCGACCCATAATCAGAGGGAAATTCTGGGTTAATGATTGGCGCGGGTTTCAtcgggttgggggaaagggggcaaccGAACGGGGGATACGCGCCAATGCACCACGACACTTTTTGCTTTCATatttgtaaaatgataaaaacagagacagagagaaagagagagcgccacagaaaaacaaagacacaaagagaaagaaagagagaaagagagaggagagagagagagagagagaggaaaggaaaaggggaagaggagagagagagcgagaaaaagaacagccagaaagaagaaagagaaacgagacaaAGACCAGACAGAAAAACCacaacagacaagagagagaggcggcaagacacagaaaagaaagagagagaaaccgagacaaaaaacacagacagaaagaaagacacacagacaggacATAAAAAAGGCGAGAAGAAGacacaacaaaaaagagagagagacacgagacaaAGAcacgacagaaagaaaaagagaaagacaagaagagggaaaaacacacaggcagacaagagagagaggagagacacagacaagaaagagagagaccgagacagacacaacaagaagagagagggaaaaagaggggagaggaggaaaggagggagaagggggagagagagagaaaagagagagagagaagaggcgagacaAAAACACagcgaggaagagaggacgaaaacaaaatacagagagagagagagaggaggagaaaaagagagaaaagtaaagaggagagagaaaaacaagagaaagagaagagggaaaagaggagaaaaaagggaaaggggaaagacacaACAAAAAAGGATCaagacaagaggaaaaaaaagaactgagaggcgaggagaaaaaaggggaaaaagggggggaaaaaaataaggaaaaagaagcgaaaacgaaaaaagaaaaaataagtgaaagcagaggaaagaaagggccaaagaaaagaaggaggcgacAGACCgataagaaaaaaacccaaagataaaaagaagaaaagagaaaaaagaacaaagaccACTCAGGGAAAATGCGCAAGTATTATTTTTCCGTTCGgatgtggaaaaaaatatataacgaagcaaaaagagagaacTGCGGGAGTCAAATGGAAGAAAGCAGACTGGCATGGGGGAAACATGGGTGGATAGGGGGGGGCAACCGTTTCGATGCATTTCCGGGAAAGGGGGCATGATTCTCCCGGCGAAAAATTTCCCATTGGGCCCCACGAAAGAAAACTCGATTTATTGGgggagggggccccaaaaaaccaaagTATTGGTGGTTTTAGGACAAACTGGTCGaagcaaattttcaacaaaagcttttatgggaaaaaaacgttacttttaaaaattatacaaaacaaattaaacaaattcaaacatgttgtggaaaaattcaaaaaaaaatttgaaaacttcatttttaaaatagacaaaaaacccaatgaacgagaaaaaacgaaagaaactataataataaaatttatataaatcaaccttattacctaaaaaaaaattgacgaaaaaacacaaaaagagcgagatattggaaaaaaaaaaagaatttccggGGAAAGATTTAAATGAATATCGGCCCTTTAAAAGTCGCTGAAacggatactactactacactacttactaaaaaccccaataaaaaactaaaacaataacaaaaacaaaccaaaaacaacaacaacaaaacaaaaacgatgtAAAAATTttgagatgataataaaacaatcataataataataattaaaaaaaataaaaaataaaaaataattttaattaata
This sequence is a window from Penaeus monodon isolate SGIC_2016 unplaced genomic scaffold, NSTDA_Pmon_1 PmonScaffold_8148, whole genome shotgun sequence. Protein-coding genes within it:
- the LOC119571818 gene encoding histone H2A gives rise to the protein MSGRGKGGKVKGKSKSRSSRAGLQFPVGRIHRLLRKGNYAERVGAGAPVYLAAVMEYLAAEVLELAGNAARDNKKTRIIPRHLQLAIRNDEELNKLLSGVTIAQGGVLPNIQAVLLPKKTEKK